The following nucleotide sequence is from Corticium candelabrum chromosome 19, ooCorCand1.1, whole genome shotgun sequence.
ACACCTGGGTGTATCTGGTGTGATCTCTGCCTCATTACAATCACACAATACTGTAGCTGTACATGTGCGTCCAGGTCCAAATGGATGCAGGTGATAGtggttaattaaagttgatGGGAAGAGGTCGAACACAGTAAAATTTGAATGTTCTAATGTATGCGACAAGATACTGGATATGGCTACATGGCTACCACGTGGTTACAAGAGGATATCCGTGTGTTCCACCATGGCCACACCCTGGGCGTGAACAACATCCGGTTCCTGTATGACGTTAGGAACCGTTAAAACTATTGGTAATAGATGAGACTATCTCCATATACAGGGTGTCCCAAAAGTCTGGCCCCTACAGAAAATGTATAAAAAACACTAGGATAATACTACCgtgtatttaataaatttcaATACATGTTCAAAATGACGTTCATTTACTTCATTTTCTAATGAGTTCAACGCAAGACCGTGCACATTTCTGAGCATAGAAGTATTTGTTTGTATCACACAGTATGTCCCTCTAAAGCTAGACTTTTGGAAAACCCTGTATAGAGCAAAATGCAAACATAATGaaagaaaatgacagacaaacagacatgtacCATCTGTGAACATGTAAATCTGGTGGTGGGCCAGTTTGGTCACATGAAGCCATAGCATCAACTTGGTCCAACTGTCTTGAGAGCTAAATGTGCACCACCGAAGAGAGCCACAACATCACTATCCAAATTCAAAtgatagaccagacattgtgGCATATTTGACCCCGACAAGGGCTGCAATGTTGACCTGGATATAGCTCtggcacacccttggagctctgatatttttccaaggtcatctgagtcagataatgctgctgcagaaagaagGGAAGATAGGAAGaaggcaaaatatgcaaaggaaaatctaccaggtggatcaacagtcagtttcattcccttagttatagaacattttggacgatggggtgagatgggaaaaaactttctggaaaggctagccaagaagtcacgtgatgaacttggTTGACGTaacgctgctgagtttctggacatctggagagagattctcaactcaacttcagaagtgcaacacaaaggtcatcatgagaaaaatctcagctttgacaaatgacattgactgtactgtagattgctctacccagtttttcagccactaagttggctccaggtagtctgcattgttctcttttaagtgttacatgtttgtttgtttttaaatcTAGTCttagtaaactctcgtagttacaaaactttatatagttaccttgctagcattgtattatagatgtatgtttgaaataaattttatttgacagacagacaaacagacagacagacagacagacagaaagacagacagacagacaaacagacagacagacagatgaacagacaaacaaacagacagacagaccaacagactgacacagacgacagacagacagacagacagacagacaaacaaacttcaaAATCTAAAAACTTCACTCAGTCATTACTCTCAATCCCCTCACAAGATGACATAATCCTCACTGATCAAACAACACTGCAAACAGCAAGCCAAGTACATCAACTTCATGTCAATTCAACTCTCTATTGATCCTGAACACAGGTAGTTTAAAACCAATTACATTTTACTCCATGTCTACAAACATTTGTTTGCAATCATATGCAATCAAACGAATGCGTGCCTCACTGGCACGACAACGttgtgcatgtcagttgtCTGAAGTGACCACCAAGTCtcacaataattaattgatttcaatgtcTGATGCAACGTGCACATAAAGAGATCCGAACTAGTCGACACGTTTCGTGAAGTTCTCTGGAAATACACCTTTCATGCCGTCAGATACTTTGACACCCACTAGCCATCCCTCGTCCTACACAACAAGTTGGattatttctatttgttttattgttgtctatctgtctgtcagtcagcatgtttgtccatctctgtatgtgtgtgtgtgtgtgtgtgtgtgtgtgtgtgtgtgtgtgtgtgtgtgtgtgtgtgtgtgtgtgtgtgtgtgtgtgtgtgtgtgtgtgtatgtctatatgtccatcagtttgtctgtctgtctgtccatctgtctgtctgtccatctgtctgtctgtctgtttgtttgcctgtttgtttgtctgtctgtctgtttgtctgaccatctgtctgtcaatctgtctctctgtatgttgtccatctgtctgttcatttgtctgtccttctgactgtccatctgtctgtttgtctgtctgtctgtccatctgtctgcctgtctgtttatctgtcagtctgtctgttgtctgtctgtccgtccgtctgtctgtctgtctgtctgtctgtctgtctacgtgtctcTATCGTCAAAGTCACGTAAACTTTCTTCACAGTATGgtagtatatatacacagcCAACTACTGAATTCAATTGTAACAATATGCTCCACCTGTTCATCAAGATCATCAAAAGGCATGACATCTATTAGCTCTCCCTTCTCAAACTCAAGCTCATCTTCATCCTGTGCCTGATACTCATGCGTTGTGATCACCtaaacaaatttcaaaatcaacagctagtgtgtgtgtggcatgtgtgtggcatgtgtgtgtgtgtgtgtgtgtgtgtgtgtgtgtgtgtgtgtgtgtgtgtgtgtgtgtgtgtgtgtgtgtgtggcatgtgtgtgtgtgtgtgtgtgtgtgtgtgtgtgtgtgtgtgtgtgtgtgtgtgtgagtgtgtgtgtcctgtgagcacctggccaggctccaggagattgcttagcacagcccatagcttctgcttagtgcacaggaccctagccatctggctgggaagcattaccgtttaatggcagctccttaCCCATTTGCCattccatttgtgtgtgtgtgtgtacattaagtgtgtgtgtgtgtgtgtgtgtgtgtgtgtgtgtgtgtgtgtgtgtgtgtgtgtgtgtgtgtgtgtgtgtgtgtgtgtgtgtgtgtgtgtgtgtgtgtgtgtgtacactaaCCCTATAGACCACACTTGAATCAATCACATCATCACTTTTCCCAGGGCTCTCTGCCTACACACAAACCACCCAtttacaaatacaacaacaacacacagccAAAAAACTAAaaagcacaaacaaataaaaaaatttgcaaattCCTTCACCATCAGTTCACACAACTCAACACCATTCACCCATTTCATTATTAAATGCATTGCATATTAAACATTGACCACACCCACTCAAACTCACGTGATCTTCTGGCAGTGATGCTGCTAATGGCTCAGCTTGTTCGGTTTGTTCAGCTTGTTCGTCATCTTCGTGtccagagagagagactggtggTGTTTTGGTTGGCTTTTGAGGAGCTTGATGAGAAGGTCTACATGCAGACAAGCTAATAGGTAAAATCTACATTTAaattgctagttaattaaacaattaattagctTAGTAAAAATGTGCTACAATGAAGTCATCAGGAAAGTCTTTGATGTGCATTGTATGCTTCAGcgtctctgcctgtctgtctgtctgtctgtctgtctgtctgtttttcatctatttcaacatcaatactaccATACAGTAAATATCAGTATTAAAAAGGCACTACAGCTAAATAGTgagttctctgtctgtctgtgtgtctgtctgtcattctatctgtccatctgtttgtctgtttgtttgtttgtctgtctgtctgtctgtctgtccatcagtctgtctgtctgtctgtccatcagtctgtctgtctatctgtttgtctgtctgtctgtccgtctgtctgtctgtctgtccgtctgtctgtctgtctgtctgctgtttgatTTAGTTAGTCCACTCATTGCAATGAAACTCAGTCTTACAGACACGGTCTAGGAGGTGCGGATGGTTTTGCCAGCTCTTTCATCTTCTTAATGCTGTCGCGCCTTTGAGGAATGGAAGGCTAGAACCAATAACAAGTAAGTAAGCTATGTATTTCAAAAACCAATAAAtaagtcaacaaacagacgagaaaacaaacacagaaaaacaggaGAGCATTAAAACAGAAACATAgattgacagatggacaggcaagtaaacaaacaaacagacaatcacacacacacacacacacacacacacacacacacacacacacacacacacacacacacacacacacacacacacacacacacacacacacacacacacacaagatgaCATGCTAATGCAAAACTCCAGCATTTTAAAGACACCTCTCACCTCCCCTTTCGTCTCTTCCTTAGACGTTTGATCCTCTCCATCTTCCTGCGATTTTTCTTGTTCTACTGCTACTTCATCGTCCTGATCCTCGCTCACGTCGTGTTCCTCTGCATCTTGCTGTACATCCTCATCCATGTTTGCCTCATCGCTTGGAGGATTCTCCAGGCTATAACACCCACAAAAATTGTtaacaattgatatcaactatgaGGTAAACATCAAGTTGTGGAATAAACAGAGAAtatgtgtgtgattgtgtgtgtgtgtgcacgcacgcgcatgcatgtgtgtgtgtgcacgtgtgtgtgtgtgtgtgtgtgtgtgtgtgtgtgcgtgtgtgtgtgtttgtgtgcgtgtgtgtatacatgcgTGCGTATATCATAATTTACTTCAATATCCATTATACAAATTTCCTACATTAGATTTGTACTCGCCTTGAAGCCAAAGCTGAAACAGGCGACGACATTCTCGGTTTTCTTGTGCTGTGGACCTTCGTCGCAGCATCTTGTGCAGCCACGTCCATCAAGTCATTCAACTGTGTTTTCAACTGCATGCAAAACATGTCAGTTTGATTGTGAACGTCGTGTAGTCACATTAAGTGACGCTCACAGCTGTCACTGTTGAGTGGAACGCTGCCTCTGCCAAGTAGAGGCTTTGAAATATTGATGCGTAAAATGGAATTCGACTAAAATGTGGAGAAAAAAGATCATGAGGGTATGGGTAGGTGCTCATTGAAAAAAGATGTGAGTGAGACAATTATGTTTTAGGATGATTGTTAGATAATTTGCTGAGTACTGAATAAGCTGCAGATGAAGAGgtaccagacagacagacagatggacagacggatagacggacaggcagacagacaataaacaaatggatgaacagacaaacagacagacacacaagagaAAAACAGACctgacagatggatagacggatggacaaacagtcaaacagacatacacacaaacagatggacagacaaacagaaaaacagatggacaaataggcaaacagacaaacagatagacaaacaaacagacatacacacaaacagacagactggcaaacagatagacaaacaaacagacaaacaaatggacagacaaacaaatggacagacaaacagacgaacagacacacagacacacagacaaacacacaacaaacatagATGCACACAAATCATACATGCAAGTAAACACATTAAAGccaaacacacaaaagcaACAAAATAAAATGCAAGACAAGACGCataagcacacacaaacaagcaaacaaacacagcagatggacacacacacacacacacacacacacacacacacacacacacacacacacacacacacacacacaacacacacacacacacaacacacacacacacacacacacacacacacacacacacacacacacacacacacacacacacacacaacaaatactcATAATAAGCAAATACGTACATTATTGTTGGCACTCAAACCTGTCATAGAATGTCGGTAACTCTTCATATAACTCATTAGTAAGATCATCATAAACGTGTCGTGCTTCTTCAAATTCAGCCTCAGCTTGTGCCAATTTTGTGTCACTAATTTTgccttttgtctgtttgtccttccGTAATTGCTACAAAACATGATAATGATGTGAActaagtttgtctgtctgcctgtctgtcaatggtagtatattttcataaatcataactattacaggctaaatcaaactagGCAATGCACGACACAGTTGACCCTAGCAGGGTCTTACAATGATAACTAaagaacaaaaaactgaacagtgtctgtctgtcttcttgataaCGTGGATGGACATCACGACGTGCagggccaccatagaagacgcctacgCTGACGCGAGATAAAGATCCatgcaatccatgatgacgACACTCAAACAAAGAAAGTATTGGCACAAAGACACGAAGAGGGAAGtaccaaacaatgacttgtagACAGCAGACTATGCAGATAAAAAGaagagcaaacaaacaatcaaacacgAAAGGGGGCCCCAATGGCGAACAGAGTCATAAACGGCATTAGCGGCCGAAGCTGCAAATGATGATTTGGACAACGACTTGAAAACTCTTCTCTTTGATCCTTGAGACGAACAGGCTAGAAATGAGTGGTTTGGCACTCTTTATCCGagatcagtctgtctgtctattagtttgtctgtctgcctattagtttgtctgtctgtctgtctttctctgtttgtctgtctgtctgtttgtccatccatcggtctctgtctgtttgtctgtgtgcctattagtttgtctgtctgtctgtccagctgtctgtacTCATTTCTATCTCAATGCATTACTACATCACATTTTCCATTTCTCCAAATACCTCTAAATGCCTTTTTCTTCTATCGTAATCAACAACCTTCCTTTCATGTTTAGAAATCTTTGTctgtacatacaacacacagcagtcaccacacacaacaacaaaaactgtaacaacaaacaacctTGACATCAGAGAAGTAAGCAAAATATGTAGTCACTGGGTCACTCAGCTGCAGCTTCAACGTCGTCAGTAGTTCATTATGGCATTGAGATAAATCCTAACACAAACGTATCACACACTACTAAGATCATCAAACAGCAGCAATCATGTAAATGTCagtgcatctgtctgtttatctcttTATtagtcgtctgtctgtctgtctgtctgtctgtcagtctgtctgtctgtttgaccatctgtctatccgtgtgttgttgtctgtctgtctgtctgtttgtctgtctgtctgtctgtctggccgtctgtctatctgtgtgtttgtgtctgtatgtctgtctgtcagtctgtctgtctttttatctatgtgtttgtgtctgtctgtctgtctgtctgtctgtctgtttatctgtgtgtttgtgtctgtctgtctgtctgtctgtctgcctgtttattgtctgtctgtttttgtgtttgtgtctgtctgtctgtctgtatttccatctggctgtctatctgtgtctgtccatctgtctgtttgcctgtctgtctatctgtctgtcactacAACATACTGATCATATTCGCGTGCTATGTTCATCATACATCTCTCATAACTCATCCACATACTCATACATACAAACTGCATATTTTGTACTTACATTTAGTGCCTGGCTAACTTCAGCCTGCCGTGCCCATTCAGGCTCGTACAAATCATGAAAACAATCTCCTAAATTCTTACTAGCAGTAGACATACCTTCATAGCAACACAAGCAAATCAAGAGAAGAAACGGAGTGGCAGGCAAACAAATTCAATgataaaacaaacagacaaagatcAGCAAACAAGAAATAGGTAAACACAAgtataacaaacacaaacaaacatacaaacaacaggtaGGAAactataaacaaataaataaaagacaaacaagctgacaaacagatagacagacagatagacagacaaacagacagacaaactgacagacaaaacagacagacaaacaaacacacaccaagacagacagacagacagacagacacacaaacagacaaacaaacaaacaaacaaacagacaaacagacagacccacagacagaccaacagacagactaagtAGACCAGAATTACTACCGCTTCCAGGATCTACTGAAGTTGACCGGAAAATAAAGGAAGCTCTAAGGCTAGTCAAAAGTGAAGAATTGCCAAGAGCTGCTAAGCTTCTAACAAGTCAAGGCTTAGCTCCAGCCACCAATGAGACtatacaaaaattga
It contains:
- the LOC134194753 gene encoding myc box-dependent-interacting protein 1-like — protein: MAAADSPKETRSSVFARTANFTTKRALRAKEKVMQKLGKSAATKDETFVEFVGNFNKQQTMANRLNKEVKKYMDSLKSMSTASKNLGDCFHDLYEPEWARQAEVSQALNDLSQCHNELLTTLKLQLSDPVTTYFAYFSDVKTKISKHERKVVDYDRRKRHLEQLRKDKQTKGKISDTKLAQAEAEFEEARHVYDDLTNELYEELPTFYDSRIPFYASIFQSLYLAEAAFHSTVTALKTQLNDLMDVAAQDAATKVHSTRKPRMSSPVSALASSLENPPSDEANMDEDVQQDAEEHDVSEDQDDEVAVEQEKSQEDGEDQTSKEETKGEPSIPQRRDSIKKMKELAKPSAPPRPCLPSHQAPQKPTKTPPVSLSGHEDDEQAEQTEQAEPLAASLPEDHAESPGKSDDVIDSSVVYRVITTHEYQAQDEDELEFEKGELIDVMPFDDLDEQDEGWLVGVKVSDGMKGVFPENFTKRVD